In Massilia sp. METH4, the genomic window AGTCCACGGTGAGTACAAATTGTAAAAGCGGGGATGCTAAAACTCTTTTGAAGATGCGACAAGAAATTTCAAATTTCCATAGTTGCCATAAAAATGGGGACGTACCCCATTTTTCGGGAAACATTTCCTGGAAAATGGGGTACGTCCCCATTTTCGAAGCAACTTTTTACGCGGCGGCGAGTTTGCGCTGCCGCTCTTCGCGCGGCGTGTTGCCGAACAGGGTGCCGAAGGCGGTGGAGAAGTGCGAGCCGGAGGAGAAGCCGCACATCAGGCCCACCTGCACGATCGAGTGGTTGGTTTCCAGCAGCAGTTGCCGGGCGCGCTGCAGGCGCAGTTCCAGGTAGTAGCGCGATGGCAGGCTGCCCAGGTATTGCTTGAACAGGCGTTCGAGCTGCCGGCGCGACAGGCCGACCAGTTGCGCGATGTCGTCGGTGGACAGCGGTTCCTCGATATTGGCCTCCATCAGCGTGACGGCCTCGGAGAGCTTCGGCTGCAGCGCGCCGAAGCGGGCTTGCAGGGCCACGCGCTGCCTTTCTTCGGCGCCGCGCACGCGGTCGATGCACAACGCTTCCTTGACGGCCGCGCAGGTGCCGCCGCCGAACAGCTGGTCGAGCAGCGTGATGGCGAAGTCGATGCTGGCGGCGCCGCCGCAGCAAGTCAGGTGCCGGCCGTCGAATTCGAACAGGTGCTGGGTGAGGATCGCCCGCTCGGTGACCTCGTCGGCATCGCCGTACAGTGCCCACGGCAGCGCGATGCGCACGCCGGCGGCGTACCCCGCCTTCGCCAGCCACAGCACGGCCGCGCCGACGCCGCCCCAGCACGCGGCGCCGCGGCAGCGCTCGAGCGCCGCGTGCAGCAGGGCGGGCGGTGGCGGGGCTTGCTGCTCGTCCGCGACCAGCAGCGCCACATGGCATTCGGCGCCCGGATCGGCGGCGATCGCATCGAGGGTGCGGATGTCGAGCACGAACGCGTCGCCGAGCATGCGCTGCGCCAGCCGCAGCGGCTGGGCCAGGCCGGACCATGTCAGGCTCTCGGCATCGCCGGCATTCACGAGCAGCATGCGCAGCGGCTGTTCGCGGCAGGGGCGGACGAGGTTAGCGAGCGACATCGGACATGGCGTATCGGGGGCCGGGCGGACTGGGGACCGCTATGGTAACAGTTCGAAGCGCCGCCGCGCCGGGCAGCCGCCCCGCTATAATCCGCCCATGGGTGAACGTTATCTGAAAAGTATCCGGTTGCTGGCGGAATGCATGCAAGCCTTCGAGCGCCTGTCCGGCCGCCACGTGCGCGAGAATGGCCTGACGCACGCCCAGTTCGACATCATCGCGACGCTGGGCAATACGCCGGGCATGTCCTACAAGGAGCTCGGCGAGCGCACGCTGATCACGAAAGGCACGCTGACGGGCGTGATCGAACGCCTGGAACAAAAGGGCCTCGTGACGCGCGAGCGCAGCACGCTCGACGCGCGCAGCTGGTTCATCCGGCTCACCCCGCAGGGCGGAGACGTATTCCGTGACGTGTTCCCACGCGTAATCGCGCGTGGCAGCGCCGTCTTCTCCCATTACACCGAGGCCGATTACGTGGAGCTGGAACGGGCGCTGGCGCGCCTGAAAAGCGTGATCGATGCCTCGCCCGAACCCACCTCTTCCTGACTAGACGATGCTGAAAACTACCCTGATCGCCGGCGTGAAGCCCGCCAAGTACGACAAAGACATCTCCGGCAACCTGCTGCTGGAAACCACCACCGAGGACGAAGTGCGCGCCCAGAAATTCCTGATCGGCGTGCGCAACGAGGATGGCGACATCTACCGCCTGATCGGCGCCACCAAGCACAACAGCTTCACCAATGCCGTCGAGGAGCTGGAAGACCTGGAGCTCACCGACGAGCTGGCCGACATGGACGGCACCACGCACGAGGGTTGCGACGCCATCTTCCGGCAGGAGTGAGCCGCAGCGCGGCGAACGGCGCGCGCCCGCAGCGGCATCCGCGCAACATCACACCCCGGCCATCGATAAATTGTTTCCACGCGGCAATATTGTGGGTATAATTTTTCGATGGACAAATTTGAAGCCTTCAATACGATCGCGGCCCAGGCCGGCCGCGGCGAGCTCGCTTTTCCCGCCAGCGTGGAGGCTTCCATCAAGCTCCAGCAGGCCCTCGTCGATCCCGATTGCCACGTGGACCTCGCGGCGCGCCTGATCGGCGCCGACCCGCTGCTGGCCGCGCGCACCGTGGCCATCGCCAATTCCGTTGCCTTCAACCGGTCCGGCACGCCGATCTCCAGCGTGCGTGCCGCCGTGCAGCGCCTGGGCGTGCGCACGCTGCAATCACTGGTGGCCGCGCTGATCGTGCGCCAGCTCGGCGGCACCCTGCCGCCCGGCGCGCGCGCCATGGCGGACCGGTTGTGGGCGCACACGGCCCACGTGGCCGCGCTGGCCCAGGTGATCGCGCGCCGCGTGACGCACGTGGACCCGGATACGGCGCTGTTCGCGGGCATCGTGCACGAGGTGGGCGCGTTCTACGCCCTGTCGCGCGCGGAAGAATTCCCCGGCCTGTTCGATGGCGAGCCGGACACCTGGATCGCGCATGGCGAGGCGGCGATCGGCCGCGGCGTGCTGGCCGCGCTGATGGTGCCCGAACCGGTGGTGCGCGCCGTCGAAGCGATGTGGACCGGCCTGCGCGCACTGCCGCCGGAAACGCTGGGCGACACGCTGCTGCTGGCGGACGACCTGGCTCCCGAACCTTCGCCCATGCACGTGCCGCCCGGCGCCACCACGGTGCTGGCGGCCCGCACGCTCGATTTCGCCGTGGGCGACGGCACGCTGCAGGCGATTCTCGACGAATCGCGCGACGAAGTGCGCTCGCTGCGCATCGCGCTGATGATGTCCTGATGCCCTGACCCGCTGCCCGGCATTTCGGCGATAATCGGCTTTTTTGCCTCGCCGACAACATGAAGAACCTTCTCCGCGCCTGCGCCGTGGCGTGCTGCTTCGTGGCCGGCGGCGCGCAGGCCCAGGGCGCATCGATCGCGCTCGAGGGTGCGCCGTATGTGCTGGAAGGCACGGAGGTGCGCACCGTGCGTGCCCGCGAGCTGCAGCGCGATTACCAGATCTACGTGAGCCTGCCCGCCTCCTACGCCCGCTCCGGGCGCAGCTATCCGGTGGTGTTCGTCACCGATGCGCCGTATGCATTCCCGCTCGCGCGCGCGATCGCCAGCCGCGTGGGCCGCAAGGGCCGCACGATCGATGAATTCGTGCTCGTGGGCCTGGCGTATGCGAACGGCGACTCGCCCGAATACAGCCGCCGCCGCGACTACACGCCGGGGCAGCCCGGCGAGGGCGAGATCAAGTCCGACATGCCGGGCCGCGAACCGAAGTTCGGCGAGGCCGCCGATTTTGCCCGCTTCATCGCCAACGACGTGTTCCCGTTCGTGGCCAGGCACTACCGCGTGGACATGCACCGCAAGACCTATATCGGCCATGCGTATGGCTCGCTGCTCGGGCTGGAAATGCTGCTGGGCGACCGGCCCATGTTCGAGAACTACGTGCTGGGCAGCCCCTCGCTGTGGTTCGGCCGGCGCATGATGTTCGAGCGCGAGAAAGCCGCGGCGGCGGTGCGCAAGGATATCCGCGCCAATGTGCTGCTGGCGGTGGGAGAGTTCGAGACGATCAGGCCAGGCCCGCGCTACAACCGGCGCGAAGACCTGGTGCGCGACGTGCGCGCCTTCAAGGCGGCACTGAAGTCGCGCAACTACCCGAGCCTCAAAGTGATGGCGGACGTGATCCCCGAGGAAGACCACTTCACCGTGGGCCCCGCCGTCATCACGCGCGGGCTGCGCTGGGCGCTGCCGGGCAGCGAGGAGCCGCCAGGCCGCGCGCATCCAGGCGCAGGCGGCGGTAGCGATTGAACAGCCGGTCGGGGCCGGCGCCATCGGCGTCGTCCCACGCAAACGGCACTCTCGGGCCGGGCTCGGCCTCTTTCGTGGACGGCGGCCGCCCCAGCAATATCTCGTACAGGTTCTCCATCAACGCTCCATCGAGGCGCCGATCGTACGGACAAAAAAATGCCCGCTCGAAAGCGGGCCAAGTCCAAAACTAGGGATGTCCTGAAAGAGACGGTTCCATAGTACTAGTCGGACATGCCGCACTCTGTGCGCCAGTTCACATAAGATGCATATTCGTCAGTCTTGCCTTGACGCCATGATCGTAAGGGGCGGGCCTGACAGTTTCTGTCAGGAGTCGTCGCGAATGCCGTGCTCGGCGCGCCAGGCCCGGATCAGCACGTGCCGGGGTGTGGGATAGCGTTCCCCGATCGACTCGGCGGCGCGGATCCGGTCGATGCGGAAATGGCGCTGCGCCGCGCGCAGCTCGCACCACGCGGCCAGCAAGCGCTTGCCATCCAGGTAGGCCAGCGCGAACGGCCAGACGACGCGTTCCGACGCGCGCCCCTGCTCGTCGCTGTAGCAGATGCGCAGCTTGTGCTGGTGGCGGATCGCCTCGCGCGCCGGGCGCACGAACACCTCCTGTTCGGGATGCGGCGGCGCGATCGGCACCCACAGGCTGGTTTCGGCCATCTCGTCGCGCAAGTCCTTCGGCGTGGCGGTGGCGATCTTGGCCAGCGCGCTGGCGGCAGCGGCCGATAGCGCCTCGTCCCCCTGGCGGCGCACCCAGCGCGCGCCCAGCACGAGGGCTTCCAGCTCGTCGGCGGAGAACATCAGCGGCGGCAGGAAGAAGCCGCTTTTCAGCATGTAGCCAACGCCCGCGGAGCCTTGCACCGGCGCGCCCAGTTCGGCCAGCGCGGCGATGTCGCGGTAGATCGTGCGCTCGGAAACGCCCAGCCGGTCCGCCAGCGCGGCGGCCGTGACGGGATGACGGTTGCCGCGCAACGCGTCCATCAGCTGGAACAGGCGGCCGGTACGGCTCATGGGGCCTCCGATGGTAAAACGGCAAGCTTAGCACGAGGCTGCGGGCCTGTACCACCGGCCCCTTCGGTCATGCCGGCCAGGTATCGACAGCGCAGCTTTGATTGACACGCTCTCCCATTTGATGGATAAATCCAGCCCAACAACACATAAACAAAGTACGATTCCAGGGGTTCCCCCAGCCCCGTCCAGATATGAGCAAATCCCCTTCTACCAAGAGCCGCGCCAGCGGAAGAGTCACGCTGAGCGACGTGGCGGCCCGCGCCGGCGTGGCGCCGATGACGGCATCGCGCGCGATCAACCAGCCCGACCTCGTGTCGTCGCTGCTGCGCCAGCGCGTGGAGC contains:
- a CDS encoding helix-turn-helix domain-containing protein, with product MSLANLVRPCREQPLRMLLVNAGDAESLTWSGLAQPLRLAQRMLGDAFVLDIRTLDAIAADPGAECHVALLVADEQQAPPPPALLHAALERCRGAACWGGVGAAVLWLAKAGYAAGVRIALPWALYGDADEVTERAILTQHLFEFDGRHLTCCGGAASIDFAITLLDQLFGGGTCAAVKEALCIDRVRGAEERQRVALQARFGALQPKLSEAVTLMEANIEEPLSTDDIAQLVGLSRRQLERLFKQYLGSLPSRYYLELRLQRARQLLLETNHSIVQVGLMCGFSSGSHFSTAFGTLFGNTPREERQRKLAAA
- a CDS encoding MarR family transcriptional regulator is translated as MQAFERLSGRHVRENGLTHAQFDIIATLGNTPGMSYKELGERTLITKGTLTGVIERLEQKGLVTRERSTLDARSWFIRLTPQGGDVFRDVFPRVIARGSAVFSHYTEADYVELERALARLKSVIDASPEPTSS
- a CDS encoding HDOD domain-containing protein, producing MDKFEAFNTIAAQAGRGELAFPASVEASIKLQQALVDPDCHVDLAARLIGADPLLAARTVAIANSVAFNRSGTPISSVRAAVQRLGVRTLQSLVAALIVRQLGGTLPPGARAMADRLWAHTAHVAALAQVIARRVTHVDPDTALFAGIVHEVGAFYALSRAEEFPGLFDGEPDTWIAHGEAAIGRGVLAALMVPEPVVRAVEAMWTGLRALPPETLGDTLLLADDLAPEPSPMHVPPGATTVLAARTLDFAVGDGTLQAILDESRDEVRSLRIALMMS
- a CDS encoding alpha/beta hydrolase-fold protein, with amino-acid sequence MKNLLRACAVACCFVAGGAQAQGASIALEGAPYVLEGTEVRTVRARELQRDYQIYVSLPASYARSGRSYPVVFVTDAPYAFPLARAIASRVGRKGRTIDEFVLVGLAYANGDSPEYSRRRDYTPGQPGEGEIKSDMPGREPKFGEAADFARFIANDVFPFVARHYRVDMHRKTYIGHAYGSLLGLEMLLGDRPMFENYVLGSPSLWFGRRMMFEREKAAAAVRKDIRANVLLAVGEFETIRPGPRYNRREDLVRDVRAFKAALKSRNYPSLKVMADVIPEEDHFTVGPAVITRGLRWALPGSEEPPGRAHPGAGGGSD
- a CDS encoding YafY family protein, whose protein sequence is MSRTGRLFQLMDALRGNRHPVTAAALADRLGVSERTIYRDIAALAELGAPVQGSAGVGYMLKSGFFLPPLMFSADELEALVLGARWVRRQGDEALSAAAASALAKIATATPKDLRDEMAETSLWVPIAPPHPEQEVFVRPAREAIRHQHKLRICYSDEQGRASERVVWPFALAYLDGKRLLAAWCELRAAQRHFRIDRIRAAESIGERYPTPRHVLIRAWRAEHGIRDDS